The genomic DNA TGCCGAGGGCTTGATTTTTTGTCTACTTTTTTATCAAGAAAAAAGTAGAATACAATTCATTATTAACCAGTGACGTGAATAGATACTTTTTATCGAAGGAGATAAGGGGCCCAGTCAGAGGCGTGAATAGATATTTTTTTATTTTGCCTCTCTTGCCTCTAATACATGCAATTGTTTATCCACCGAACCAGTAGCTCGATACCAAGCAATAGTAGTGATGACTAAAAAGAGCAGTAATATCCCTGAAAGAGGTTGGATGCTATTGGTATGCATCAATTCAAGCAATGCAATTTGAATCCAAGAGGAGCCTGCTTTGCCCAAACGAGAGCCCAGCAGATCTACAGCCGCTTTTCCTTTAATTTTTGTCTCTCTATCAAGCGGGATATAAGCCATTTGTGTGGTCTTGTCAAAAAAAGCATATTTGATAGACTTTGCGGCTATATTGTGCATGCCACCAAAGATTACGATGTATAGCACCAATTTAGATCCCACCCAATGGGTTAAACAGGGCGCATGACTTTTGCTGTAACTCATTAAAAAGAAGAGGCTACCAGTAATCCCAATGATCACTGGTGCAATGCGTGCAGTTGTCTTCCAACCAAATTGTCTGAGAATACCCCCGCTAAAGAATAGAGAGATGATCAAGGCAATAATCCCTGTCCAAAAATTCAGCTCTGATACAAAACTTTGATAGGCTACTGCTTTTGGAAATGCTTCTTTTAGATAAGACTTCCACGTTCCTTCTACAATATTTATAGAAAGCCCACAGGCAACTACCATAATGGCTATATTGCCTAAATACCGAGAAGTGGCCACATGCTTTAAGCTATCCCATAGGGATAACCGTAGGGTTTGAGGAGGAGTAGCGGTGTTATGGTTCAAGCTGTCTCCATCTGGTTTTATGGTATGGTTGGCAAACCAATAGGTAAAGAGGATGGCCAGGCAACACCAGGCAACATACCCTATTAATGCTTGTATCGTGTATACAAAGTCACTATGGCTATACTTTTTAGTGTAGGCTAAGACCAGCGGACCGGTAATGATTAGTGCAACATCTCCTGCAGCAATTAAAATAGCATAGAATCGTTTGGCATCTTGCATTTTACAAACATTATTGACAAAACTCCAATAAAGCAACATGAGTGCCACTTGCCCCCAAAGTTCTGCCACTACAAAAAACAGTACGTGAATCCAATGGCGAAATGCAGCAATCCAGTGCAAATACTTGCCCCCTGTATAGATGCTTAACCAATCTGCCATAGCATGCGGGCTTACCTTGTTTGCATGGGGATATAGCACAAAACCATACAAAAGAACCAACCCTAAAAAAAACAAAATGGTGCTATAAAAGAGGGTGGCCTGTTTTAGGCAATTGTGTAGCTTGGCATACAACAATACGACCCCTATGGAAATAGGAAAGATAATGGAACCTTTTATAATGGGAATAACCTCAGCAGCAGAGTGGTTGGCTGTTACCAAAACGGTATCTTTGAGTGCTGCTAAAATGCAGTAAACAAAAGAAATAAGAAATTTTAAAAGAAGGAGAAGGAAAACTTTTTGCTTTTCTCCTTGCTGTATGGGAAAAATAACCTGTAACCATTTTTTAAACCACGATAAAGATGTATGTTGCGCCATAGTGGTTTGCTCAATTTGTTTTCCAAGCACAATTTAGTAAAAAGTTGTAGATGTTCCATATCTTGTGCGCCAAATTGTGACTTACCCAAATGTTGGTTTTTTTTCATAGGTTTGTGTTCACCGTAGCTTGCTTTAGAAGGCGAAAGCTAAGGTGGTGTATACATATACTATTTAATTTTTCTATCCATGCGCATCATTTCGTTTATATCAACAGCATTTATCTTTTGTTTACCAGTTTCTGTTGAAGCTGTTGACAAGCGTCCTTCCATGGCTATACAAGTAGCTGACTACTACTTAAAATCATTCCCTGAAGCACCAGAGCCTTTGACAAAGGCGCTGTTCGCTAAGAAAGCTAAAGCATCCGATACCAATATTACAGACGTGCATCTTTCACCAAGAGCAGCGCGTGCATTGGTATTCAATGAAGTTTTTGCTGAGAGCAGCTACTACCAAGATCAGTATCAGCAGGCAGGTAAGCTGTTGAACCCATATGCTTGGAATGACCTACACCTTTTTTGCGGAACTACTACTACACCAACCTATCATGTTTTGTCCCGCATTAATAAGACGATTACTGTTTTAGGGGAGGGAGCACTTGCTTCACTTATCGCTGCGCCCATTGCTGATATAGAAGTGCTTACCAAACGTCAGCAGTGTATAGATTTTTTGCTTCAAAACAAGCAGTTATATAATGATTTACAAAGCGAGCTTCAACGTTATAAATCATCTGAAAAAGGGATGCTTTCTTTTTGGACGGAAACAGATCCGCTTTATACCAAAGAGTATGATAAATATTTGACCAATCTATTTTATAAGCCTTCTGCTGCTGCAAACAAATCGGCTTTTTTGCTACAAAGAAGAAAGATATTACTACGAGATGTTTGGAATATTTATACTAATTATATCTGGTATCCTATAATAATAGGGCTGCCTTTTACAGAGATATCCTATCTTGTTGCTACTAAGCGTATTGCTAAGGGTAAGGATGTTCCACGTGGTCTCTTCTACGCAGAGCTCTATTGGCTGTTTATTCCCTTGTACAATCTTTGTTATCTTGGCAGGGAAGTATTAAAAAAATCGATCTCTGTCGACACTAAGTTCTCGATGTGGTTTAACAGTGGTATGTATACTATCCATTCTTTCTGGCAATATTACAAAGGATACCGCAACTACAAGGAGTACTCAGGGGTATTGAAAAACCTTGCCTTGCGTATGGCAGATGTGCAAACCTTTTTGACTACTGCTAAAAAAATCAATGTATTGATTGAACAAAATGCTGAATTAGAGGCGCTATATGGTCTACAACTTCAGCCTATCAGAGAACTATTAGCATGCAGAAACAAATCTTCTGAGGTAGGTAACTTATTGCGTTATTTAGAAGAATTACCCCTTCGTTCTTGGTCTTATTTATGGGAT from Cardinium endosymbiont of Philonthus spinipes includes the following:
- a CDS encoding Npt1/Npt2 family nucleotide transporter; translated protein: MAQHTSLSWFKKWLQVIFPIQQGEKQKVFLLLLLKFLISFVYCILAALKDTVLVTANHSAAEVIPIIKGSIIFPISIGVVLLYAKLHNCLKQATLFYSTILFFLGLVLLYGFVLYPHANKVSPHAMADWLSIYTGGKYLHWIAAFRHWIHVLFFVVAELWGQVALMLLYWSFVNNVCKMQDAKRFYAILIAAGDVALIITGPLVLAYTKKYSHSDFVYTIQALIGYVAWCCLAILFTYWFANHTIKPDGDSLNHNTATPPQTLRLSLWDSLKHVATSRYLGNIAIMVVACGLSINIVEGTWKSYLKEAFPKAVAYQSFVSELNFWTGIIALIISLFFSGGILRQFGWKTTARIAPVIIGITGSLFFLMSYSKSHAPCLTHWVGSKLVLYIVIFGGMHNIAAKSIKYAFFDKTTQMAYIPLDRETKIKGKAAVDLLGSRLGKAGSSWIQIALLELMHTNSIQPLSGILLLFLVITTIAWYRATGSVDKQLHVLEAREAK
- a CDS encoding MutS-related protein — its product is MRIISFISTAFIFCLPVSVEAVDKRPSMAIQVADYYLKSFPEAPEPLTKALFAKKAKASDTNITDVHLSPRAARALVFNEVFAESSYYQDQYQQAGKLLNPYAWNDLHLFCGTTTTPTYHVLSRINKTITVLGEGALASLIAAPIADIEVLTKRQQCIDFLLQNKQLYNDLQSELQRYKSSEKGMLSFWTETDPLYTKEYDKYLTNLFYKPSAAANKSAFLLQRRKILLRDVWNIYTNYIWYPIIIGLPFTEISYLVATKRIAKGKDVPRGLFYAELYWLFIPLYNLCYLGREVLKKSISVDTKFSMWFNSGMYTIHSFWQYYKGYRNYKEYSGVLKNLALRMADVQTFLTTAKKINVLIEQNAELEALYGLQLQPIRELLACRNKSSEVGNLLRYLEELPLRSWSYLWDNAGKLLASYKLFVEYKAVFHDAMYALGALDALLSIATLMKETAAVGGPHAYTFTKFLSPKAYTKPRLALVEMWNPMLTPTTAVGNDVVMDSATKTQNIILTGPNAGGKSTFLTGVATTVLLSQTFGIAPAKSCEMTPFSKINTYIDITDDIAAGKSLFLAEVDRFQSHLNLLKPLKDHEFSFTIFDEPFSGTNPVEGAAAEYSVLNYIARYGNALNIVATHYPIVMLLEGREPQKGFKNYKVFIKPIGKDGKIQYTYKVIPGASNQTIAIDILEEQGYATQMLQQARDIISHPERYEKSFSKK